A single genomic interval of Coccidioides posadasii str. Silveira chromosome 1, complete sequence harbors:
- the MPG1_1 gene encoding mannose-1-phosphate guanyltransferase (EggNog:ENOG410PFAH~COG:M) has translation MKALILVGGFGTRLRPLTLTLPKPLVEFANRPMILHQVESLAAAGVTDIVLAVNYRPDIMVSTLKKVK, from the exons ATGAAGG CTCTCATTCTTGTCGGGGGTTTCGGTACCCGTCTACGTCCATTG ACTCTCACTCTCCCAAAGCCCTTGGTCGAGTTTGCCAACCGTCCTATGATCCTCCACCAAGTTGAGAGCTTGGCAGCCGCTGGTGTGACAGACATTGTCCTCGCTGTCAACTATCGACCAGATATTATGGTCTCTACACTTAAAAAGGTAAAATAA
- a CDS encoding uncharacterized protein (EggNog:ENOG410PNSY~COG:S~BUSCO:9187at33183) gives MAYRVIAFSGLPPRSALNWDESELLQPPLPPFYQPRSLEGEGLNSQARWRSLAPIKIPSFMSPTYGASFFTVGTIQRYSGDSVSLDVDESTLSEFYDQSFALHEGTHHSFTSVTKSFTDDSELTPSFEGESLDYSMSKLSQSKVNQQNFEGQPVYGHLIGVEDIPSAMYLQSLAPRKVIVSLVVAIINIQPRRRVQTRWGREMDIVELLVGDETKAGLRVSCWVPPSTEDTRTVTANSLEQSLKALRLRDIILLRHIVLGSFRGQVYGQSLRQNMTKVDVLDREDAGVGQTDRPGEANRSGPHALKIRKVRRWMRKFVTPGAAGREDVNNFLFVAPAGTVQLPPDTQQ, from the coding sequence ATGGCATACAGGGTGATAGCCTTCAGCGGGCTTCCGCCTCGGAGTGCTCTCAACTGGGATGAATCGGAGCTCCTTCAACCACCGCTACCTCCCTTCTACCAGCCTAGATCGCTAGAAGGAGAAGGACTAAATTCACAGGCCCGATGGCGATCGCTCGCCCCAATCAAAATTCCTTCTTTTATGTCTCCGACGTACGGAGCATCTTTCTTTACAGTGGGAACAATTCAGAGGTACAGCGGAGACTCCGTGAGCTTGGACGTTGACGAGAGCACGTTGTCGGAGTTCTACGATCAGTCGTTCGCTCTCCATGAGGGAACGCATCACTCTTTTACGAGTGTTACAAAGTCGTTTACAGACGACTCCGAGCTTACTCCAAGCTTCGAAGGTGAAAGCCTCGATTACTCGATGTCCAAGCTTTCACAGTCCAAGGTCAACCAGCAGAACTTCGAGGGTCAACCTGTGTATGGACACCTGATTGGCGTCGAAGATATCCCTAGCGCGATGTACCTACAGTCCTTAGCTCCACGGAAAGTCATTGTGAGCCTGGTCGTTGCCATAATCAACATTCAGCCGCGGCGCCGCGTTCAGACACGATGGGGTCGTGAGATGGACATTGTGGAGCTGTTGGTGGGCGACGAGACGAAGGCTGGGCTTCGCGTGAGTTGCTGGGTGCCGCCGTCGACAGAGGACACAAGGACTGTCACTGCGAATTCGTTGGAGCAGTCGCTCAAGGCGTTGCGACTGCGTGACATAATTCTGCTGCGTCACATCGTCCTGGGGTCCTTTCGCGGGCAAGTCTATGGCCAGAGTTTACGGCAGAACATGACGAAGGTTGATGTTTTGGATCGCGAGGATGCGGGAGTTGGTCAAACCGATCGTCCGGGGGAGGCGAACAGGTCGGGTCCGCATGCGCTGAAGATCCGCAAGGTGAGGCGCTGGATGCGGAAGTTCGTCACTCCGGGGGCGGCCGGGAGGGAGGATGTGAACAATTTTTTGTTTGTCGCGCCGGCAGGAACCGTCCAGCTTCCACCTGATACTCAACAGTGA
- the MPG1_2 gene encoding mannose-1-phosphate guanyltransferase (EggNog:ENOG410PFAH~COG:M): MDVGQPKDFLTGTCLYLSSLTKQKSKLLSPSTEPYVHGGNVMVDPSAKIGKNCRIGPNVTIGPNVVVGDGVRLQRCVLLENSKVKDHAWVKSSIIGWNSSVGKWARLENVSVLGDDVTIGDEVYVNGGSILPHKSIKQNIDVPAIIM, translated from the coding sequence ATGGACGTCGGCCAGCCCAAGGATTTCCTGACCGGAACATGTCTCTATCTTTCTTCTCTCACCAAGCAAAAGTCTAAGCTCCTGTCGCCCTCCACTGAACCATACGTTCATGGCGGAAACGTCATGGTCGACCCTTCAGCCAAGATCGGCAAGAACTGTCGCATTGGGCCCAACGTGACGATCGGGCCAAACGTTGTCGTCGGCGACGGCGTTCGGCTGCAACGATGTGTCTTGCTTGAAAATAGCAAGGTCAAAGACCACGCCTGGGTGAAATCCAGCATTATCGGTTGGAACAGCTCGGTTGGCAAATGGGCACGATTGGAGAACGTCAGTGTTCTAGGTGATGATGTTACCATTGGCGATGAAGTTTATGTCAATGGTGGCTCCATTCTCCCTCACAAGAGCATCAAGCAAAATATTGACG
- a CDS encoding uncharacterized protein (EggNog:ENOG410PFTB~COG:O~TransMembrane:1 (o301-320i)~MEROPS:MER0002197~BUSCO:2130at33183), producing MAFHTPIALPNVANVASELWPSMSNAIAAPWRCLNRPSSAAPRPAPSPASQESLRKLHNGSPSNVESRLPLPECFRTLPTDTLRLAAEQNLALRQARSASLLSQLTSRRIEIAGAFPSSNSPKASLARSYSTLSSLQLNRPGAIPKVKGLSQSQQQRFLFGGPSQSTLRYIEQNANGNPTSASSQNAFYSALLRAKMPAILIERYQSGRFASNAQSAQLYMKALQQTGMSSASMQGQSQIPSHEHLNPDQMQAVGQAVAAQTYGGQVGMSTKTNGTGAKDAPIYVVVEESTGSQVFRWVKFILYFGFVCYFSLVMVSFLVETTGIMKNVRGAQSNEAQPQHQKARFSDVHGCDEAKDELQELVEFLSNPERFSSLGGKLPKGVLLVGPPGTGKTLLARAVAGEAGVPFFYMSGSEFDEIYVGVGAKRVRELFNQARAKAPAIIFIDELDAIGAKRNERDAAYVKQTLNQLLTELDGFSQSSGVIILAATNYPQLLDKALTRPGRFDRKVVVGLPDVRGRVDILKHHMKNVQISTDVDAAVIARGTSGFSGADLENLVNQAAVHASRYKKTKVGPADFDWAKDKIIMGAESRSRVLRDEEKLLTAYHEAGHALVAYFSPAAMPLYKITIVPRGMSLGVTHFLPEMDIYSKNYTEYLADIDVSMGGKAAEELVYGPENVTSGSAADLRSATETAFSMVTQMGYSKKLGNVDLSFNYDALSSETKQEIEAEVRRIVEEASNRAKSILKERRKELELVTKALLEYETLTKEEMEKVIRGEKLEKLGASPKAPIILPDALINPGLSPPAGEKATSK from the exons ATGGCTTTCCACACCCCCATTGCCCTACCG AATGTTGCAAACGTAGCATCCGAGTTGTGGCCCTCTATGTCCAATGCGATCGCTGCGCCATGGAGATGTCTTAACCGGCCATCCTCCGCAGCGCCCCGCCCCGCTCCCTCCCCAGCAAGCCAAGAATCCCTTCGCAAGTTGCATAATGGAAGCCCTTCGAAT GTCGAATCTCGCTTGCCACTCCCAGAATGCTTCCGTACGCTTCCCACTGATACGTTACGACTGGCGGCGGAGCAAAATCTGGCTCTTCGGCAAGCAAGATCGGCCAGTCTTCTCTCTCAGC TCACTTCCAGGCGAATAGAGATAGCTGGAGCGTTTCCCTCGTCCAATTCCCCGAAAGCTAGTCTGGCCCGTTCCTATTCTACGCTCTCCAGCTTGCAACTCAACCGTCCGGGAGCCATTCCTAAGGTGAAGGGCCTATCCCAGTCACAGCAGCAAAGGTTTTTGTTCGGCGGTCCGTCCCAAAGTACTCTGCGATACATCGAACAAAATGCCAACGGTAATCCGACAAGCGCGAGCTCTCAGAACGCCTTTTATTCCGCCCTTCTACGAGCAAAAATGCCAGCCATACTGATCGAACGTTATCAGAGTGGAAGATTTGCCAGCAACGCCCAGTCCGCCCAGCTTTATATGAAAGCCCTCCAGCAAACGGGCATGTCGTCTGCCTCGATGCAAGGACAAAGCCAAATACCGTCTCATGAACATCTGAATCCCGACCAAATGCAAGCCGTTGGCCAAGCCGTTGCTGCTCAGACATACGGTGGTCAAGTGGGAATGTCAACCAAGACGAACGGCACTGGAGCGAAGGATGCACCCATATACGTTGTGGTTGAAGAGTCGACGGGAAGTCAAGTCTTCAGATGGGTTAAATTCATCCTCTACTTCGGTTTTGTCTGCTATTTCTCCCTGGTTATGGTCAGCTTCTTGGTTGAGACAACTGGAATTATGAAAAATGTTCGTGGGGCCCAGAGCAATGAAGCACAGCCACAGCATCAGAAGGCTCGATTCAGCGATGTTCACGGATGTGACGAAGCCAAAGATGAATTACAAGAGctggttgaatttctgtCAAATCCTGAACGCTTCTCGTCTCTTGGCGGCAAACTTCCAAAGGGTGTCCTGCTCGTTGGGCCTCCTGGGACCGGTAAAACGTTACTCGCCCGTGCAGTCGCTGGTGAGGCAGGTGTACCGTTCTTTTATATGTCTGGATCTGAATTCGATGAGATTTATGTCGGCGTTGGCGCCAAACGAGTCCGTGAACTGTTCAACCAGGCGAGAGCCAAGGCTCCTGCTATCATTTTTATCGACGAGCTAGACGCGATCGGTGCGAAAAGAAACGAGCGAGACGCTGCCTATGTCAAACAAACTTTGAACCAGCTGTTGACTGAGCTTGACGGTTTCTCACAAAGCAGTGGTGTCATTATCCTGGCAGCCACCAACTACCCCCAACTGCTCGATAAGGCGCTTACACGACCTGGTCGATTCGATCGTAAGGTGGTTGTTGGTCTCCCAGACGTCCGAGGCCGTGTCGATATTCTCAAGCATCATATGAAAAATGTGCAGATTAGCACTGATGTCGATGCAGCCGTCATTGCTCGTGGTACCTCAGGCTTCTCCGGCGCAGACTTGGAAAATCTCGTTAATCAGGCCGCTGTCCACGCTAGCAGGTATAAGAAAACCAAAGTTGGCCCAGCAGACTTTGACTGGGCCAAGGATAAGATCATCATGGGAGCCGAGTCCCGTAGCAGGGTCTTGAGAGATGAAGAGAAGCTTCTAACTGCTTACCATGAGGCTGGTCATGCCTTGGTTGCATACTTCTCTCCGGCAGCCATGCCGTTGTACAAAATCACCATTGTTCCTCGAGGAATGTCCTTAGGTGTCACTCACTTTCTCCCAGAGATGGACATTTATTCTAAGAACTACACTGAATACTTGGCCGATATCGACGTTTCGATGGGTGGCAAGGCCGCCGAAGAGCTTGTTTATGGACCGGAAAATGTCACCAGTGGAAGTGCAGCG GATCTCCGCAGTGCCACCGAAACTGCGTTCTCAATGGTAACGCAAATGGGATATTCGAAGAAGCTTGGCAACGTTGACCTCAGCTTCAATTATGACGCTCTTTCGTCCGAGACAAAGCAAGAGATCGAAGCAGAGGTTCGTCGCATCGTAGAAGAGGCCAGCAACCGTGCAAAATCAATCTTGAAGGAACGCCGAAAGGAGCTTGAACTCGTCACAAAAGCTCTTTTAGAGTACGAGACTTTAACAAAAGAGGAAATGGAAAAGGTGATAAGAGGGGAGAAGTTAGAGAAGCTTGGGGCTTCACCAAAAGCGCCGATAATCCTTCCTGATGCGCTGATAAACCCCGGGTTGAGCCCACCAGCCGGCGAGAAGGCCACGTCGAAGTAG